The Sulfuricystis thermophila genome segment ATCGAAGGCGGCCACACCGCCGATCGGAAAGCCATAACCCCAGTGGGCATCGGGCATCGCGAACGATGCTGCGACGATGCCCGGCAGTTTGGCGACGTTCGCCACTTGCTCGCGCACCTTCTCGTCCATCGCCGCAACCAGATCGCGGTCGGCGAAGAGGATGCCCGGCACGCGCATCGCACCGGTCTGCGGTATTTCCCACGTGTATTCGCTACGCTGGATCAGGCTGTTCAGTTCCATGTCCGCTCCTCAGAGCTTGTGAAAAAAATTCGTCGCGAGCGCAGCAGAATTTTTCACAAGCGCTCAGACATCGACCACACACTGCGCGAGCCATTGCCCATCGGGAAGGCGCTCGACTTTCAGTTCGCAGAAACTCGCCCCCTTGATCTCGGCGGCCGGCTGGTGACGCGCGACATCGATGGCTTCGCCCCAGGCGGTCGCCACGAGATGATGATCTTCGATGCTCACCGCGAAGCGCGAGAACAAGAGCTTCCGTGTCGCCATCTCGTAGATCAGCGCATTGAGCCAGTCGAGCAGCAGCAGTTCGTCATCGGGCGCGGCGCACTCGATCCGTGCCGTCTCGGAACCGCCGACTTTCGTGGGATCGGTGATCACCGCGGTGAGCGCCATGGCCGCGCCGGCAAAGGCCTCGGCCAGCGTCGCGCCCAGCCCGCGCACGCCGACGTCGGCATCGTGTGCGAATGTCTCCCATTTCATTTCCGTGTCCTCGCCAACAGGGACGACAGCTCGGCCAACGGCCGCGTGTTCAGCACGTCCTTGGCTTCCAGCCAGCCGCGCCGCGCCTGACCGACACCAAAGCGCAGGTTGGCGAAATCGGCGCGGCTGTGCGCATCGGAATCGATCGCCACCAGCACGCCTTCATCCTTGGCCAACAGGCAATCGCTGTCGGTCAAATCGAGCCGCTCGGGATGGGCATTGAGTTCGAGGAAACAGCCGCGCTGTTTCGCCGCGCGCACGATCCGCGCCATATCGACGTCGAACGGCGGCCGCGCGTCGATCAGCCGCCCGCTCGGATGGGCGAGGATGCTGACATAGGGATGATCGAGCGCGCGCAGGATGCGCTCGGTCTGCTTGGCGCGCGGCAGGTCGAAACGGCTGTGGATCGCCGCCACCACCAGATCGAGCTCGCCGAGCACGTCGTCGGGCAGGTCGAGACGGCCATCTTCGAGGATGTCGACCTCGATGCCTTTCAACAGCCGGAAACCCTTGAAGCCTTCGTTGAGCCGGTCGATCTTCGCGCACTGTTCGCGCAGCCGTCGCGCATCGAGGCCATGCACCATCTTCAGCCGCTGCGAATGTTCGGTGATCGCCAGATATTCGAAGCCCAGCCGCTGCGCTTCGGCAGCCATCGCCTCGAGCGTGTCGTGGCCGTCGGTGGCCTGGGTATGCACGTGCAGGTCGCCGCGCAGGTCGGCCAGCGTGACCAGCTTCGGCAGACGGTGTGTGCGCGCCGCGCCGATCTCGCCGCGATCTTCACGCAGCTCGGGCGGGATCCAGTCGAGTCCCAGCGCCGCATAGACGTCCTCTTCGCTGCCCCCGGCGAGACGCTGCCGGCCGCGGAACAGCCCGTATTCGTTGAGCTTGAGGCCAGCCTCCTGGGCGAGCCTGCGCAAGGCGATGTTGTGCGCTTTCGAGCCGGTGAAGTAGAGCAGCGCCGCACCCCAGGACTCCGGTTCGATCACGCGCAGATCGACCTGCAGGCCGCTTTTCAGGATCACGCTGCCGCGCGTCTCGCCGGCTGCGAGCACGTCGCGCATCTCCTCATAGGCCGTGAAGCGCCGCATCACGGCTTGCGCATCATGCGTGGCGACGAGGAGGTCGAGATCGCCGACGGTCTCCCGCGAACGGCGGAAACTGCCGGCGACTTCGATCCGCTCCACCGCCGGCGCGCCTTTCAGCCAGGCAGCCAAAGAGTCCGCATACTGCGCGGCGATCGCGAGCTTGAGCCGTTTGCTCTGCGACAGATGCTGCTCGACCGCCTGCAGGATGTTCGCCTCGGTCTTCGCGCCGAAACCGGGCAAGGCGCGGATGCGCCCGTCGCGTGCGGCGCGCGCGAGCTGCTCGAGGGTCTGCACGTCGAGTTCGTGCCACAGCGTGCGCACGCGCTTCGGGCCCAGGCCCGGAATGTGCAGCAGCTCGGTGATCGCCGGCGGCAGTTCCTGGCGCAGCTTTTCCAGCGCACGGCATTTGCCGGTCTCCACGATCTCGCGGATCTTCGCCGCGAGATCCGCGCCGATACCGGGCAGCCGCGTCAGATCCTCACCGCGCTCGACGAGGGTGCGCAGTTCGCGTGACCATTCGCCGACGATGCGTGCCGCATTGCGGTAGGCGCGGATGCGAAACGGGTTGGCGCCCTCGATCTCGAGCAGATCGGCGATCTCGGTGAAGATCGCCGCGATGTCGGCATTATGGATGGGCATCTCCGAGCCTTTCCGGCAAAGCGAGCGATTTCATTATCCACTGAAATTGTCGGGGTGCGCTCCCTATAATCGGGCGATCCTCATGTCGAAGCCAACGATCGCCTCATGACCGTCCCCGCTCCCCTCAGTCCCGATCAGCTCAGCCGTCGCTGCGACCCCGCGCAGCTGGGCTTTGCCACGACGGCCGACGCCCCTGCGGCCTCTTCCGGCATCACCCAGGAACGCGCCCTCGCGGCGCTGCAGTTCGCGATCGAGACGCGCGCGCCGGGCTTCAATGTCTTCCTGCTCGGCGAACCTGGCTGCGGCCGCCATCGTCTGGTGGCCAGGCTGCTCGATGAACAGGCGCCACGGCAAGCCGTGCCGCCGGACCTTTGCTATGTCTATAACTTCGCCGACAGCAACCGGCCGCGGCTTTTGATCCTGCCGTCCGGTCGCGGCGCGCGCCTGAAGGCCGACATGCAGCATTTCGTCGCCGAACTGGCCAAGGCGATCGCCGCCGCCTTCGAGAGCGACACCTTCCGCGGCCAGGCCGAGGCCCTGCAGGAGGAATACAAGGAGCGAGAAGACCAGGCGCTGCGCCAGCTCGGACAAACCGCCAGCGAAAACGGCATCGCGCTGTTGCGCACCCCGCAGGGCTTCATGTTCGCGCCGCTCAAGGGCGAGGAAACGATGGGGCCGGAAGATTTCGAAGCTCTGCCCGACGCAGAGAAGGAACGCCTCAACAAGCTGATCGAAGCATACGGGGACCAGCTGCGCGAGCTCTTGCATCAGTTCCCGCGCTGGCGGCGCGAGTTGCAGGCGCGCCTGTTGGCGCTGAGCCGGGAGACCATGACCCTGGCGGTCGGTCATCTGATCGAGGAACTCAAGGCGCACTATGCCGATCTCGCCAACGTCGTCGCCTTCCTCGACGAAGTGATGCGCGACGTCGTCGACAGCGCCGAGGAACTGCGCGAAACGAAGGGCGAGGCGGAAGGCCCCGCCAGCGCCATCGCCGGCAACCTGCCGCTGTCGCGCTATCAGGTCAACCTCTTCATCGACCACGGCGCGACGCAAGGTGCGCCGGTGATCTTCGAAGACCAGCCGAGCTTCCAGAACCTGATCGGCCGTGTCGACCACATCGCCCACATGGGCACGCTGATCACCCATTTCACGATGATCCGCGCCGGCGCGCTCGCCCGCGCCAACGGCGGCTATCTGGTGCTCGACGTCGAGAAAGTCCTCGGCCAGCCCTATGCCTGGGAAGGGCTGAAACGCGCACTGCGCGCGCGCGAGCTGCGCATCGAATCGCTCGGCCAGATTTTCGGTCTGCTCTCGACGCTGACCATCGAGCCGGAGCCGATTCCGCTCGACCTCAAGGTGATCCTGATCGGCGAGCGCCATCTCTACTATCTGCTCAAGGAATACGATCCGGAATTCGAACAGCTCTTCAAGGTGGCGGCCGATTTCGACGATGCGGTGCCGCGCGATGCCCCGACCATCGCCCGCTATGCCGGCTTCATCGCCGACGAAGTGCGCGCCAAAGCGCTGCGCCCCTTCGATGCCGCGGCGGTAGCGCGGGTGATCGATCATGCGGCGCGGCTGGCCGACGATGCCGCGCGCCTGACCACCGCGACGCGCCTGATCGCCGACCTCTTGGTCGAGGCCGATTACCACGCCGCGCGCGCGCAGCACACCGTCGTCGGCGCCGCCGATGTCGAGGCCGCACTCGCCGCCCGCCGCACGCGCAGCGAGCGCCTGCAGCGGCTGGGCATCGACGAGATCCACCGTGGCGTGCGCCTGATCGACCTGGCCGGCAGCCAGGTCGGGCAAATCAATGGTCTGGTGGTCTTCGATCTCGGTGGGGAGCGCTTCGGCCAGCCGGTGCGCATCAGCGCGACGATCCGCCTCGGCGAGGGCGAGGTGATCGACATCGAGCGTGAGGCCGAACTCGGCGGCCCGATCCACTCGAAGGGCGTGATGATCCTCGCCTCCTTCCTCGCCGCCCGTTATGCGCGGCTGCAGCCCTTCTCGCTCACCGCCAGCCTGGTGTTCGAGCAGTCCTACGGCCCGGTCGAGGGCGATTCCGCGTCGCTCGCCGAACTCGCGGCACTGCTTTCGGCGCTGGCCAATGCACCGATCCGCCAAGCCATCGCCGTCACCGGCTCGGTCAACCAGTTCGGCCAGGTGCAGGCGATCGGCGGCGTCAACGAAAAGGTCGAGGGTTTCTTCGACACCTGTCAGGCCGCGGGGCTCACCGGTGAGCAGGGCGTGATCATCCCTCAAGCCAACCTCGCCCATCTGATGCTGCGTCCGGATGTGGTGGAAGCCTGCGCGGCCGGCCGCTTCCACCTCTGGGCCGTGTCTACCGTCGATCAGGCTATCGAGCTCTTGACCGGCGTGCCCGCCGGCCTGCCCGACGAACAGGGCAACATCCCACCCGACACGATCAATTATCTCGTCGCCGTGCAGCTCGCCGAGATGGCCACCCTGCGCCAGGCGTTCGCCGAGGCCCATGGCGGCGGCCACAAGAAGCAGCAGAAAAAACACTGACCTCGCTGCCTTCCCACCTTCCCTTCCCCGGGCTATAGTAATCTCGAAAGGGGAAGCGATGGAACCGACGGCGATCATCCGCAAGACATCGGTCGATTGGCGTGTGCCGCCGAACCTCGCTGATTACGCAGGCGAGCGCAGCCGCTTCGACTGGCAGGCCGTGGCCGGGCGGCTCGCCGGGCCGAGGGGCGTGAACATCGGCTGGGCCGCGACCGACCGCTGGCTGGCAAGCGAGAAAGCCGAGAAAGCGGCGTTCCGCTTCCTCGCCGCGGACCAGCCCCCGCAGGAGATGACCTATGCCGAGCTGGCACGGCAAACCAATCGCTTCGCGAACCTGCTGCGGCAATTGGGCTGCGCGCCGGGCAGCGTCGTGTTCGTGCTCGCCGAGCGCATTCCCGAGCTCTATGTCAGCGTGCTCGGCAGCCTGAAATGCGGCTGCGTCGCATCCCCGCTGTTTTCCGCCTTCGGCCCGGAGCCGATCGCGACGCGCATCAACCTGGGCCGGGGCAGGGTGCTGGTGACCACCGATCTGCTCTACGAGCGCAAGGTGGCAGGCTGGCGCGAGGCGATGCCGACGCTCGAACATGTGCTGCTCGTCGCGGCGGAAGGTGGCCAGACCGCAGTGCCCGGCACCCATGACTTCGCCACGCTGATGGCCGCGGCCAGCGACGCGCCGGTCGCTGGAGCCACTGCGGCAGAAGATCTCGCGCTGCTGCATTTCACCAGCGGCACGACCGGCACGCCGAAGGGCGCGATGCACGTGCATGCGGCGATGCTGACGCACTGGGCGACGGGCTACTACGCGCTCGACCTCCATGAAGACGACCTCTTCTGGTGCACCGCCGATCCGGGCTGGGTGACCGGCACCTCCTACGGCATCATCGCGCCGCTGTTGCACGGCGTGACGAGCCTCGTCGACCGCGAGGAGTTCGATGCCGAGCGTTGGTATGGCCTCTTGCAGGAGCAGGGTGTCACGGTCTGGTATACCGCGCCGACGGCGATCCGCATGCTGATGAAGGCCGGCGCGGAGCTGGCGCAACAATACCGCTTTCCGCAACTGCGTTTCATCGCCAGCGTCGGCGAGCCGCTCAATCCGGAAGCCGTCCGGTGGGGCAAGGAGGTACTCGGCCTGCCGATCCATGACAACTGGTGGCAGACCGAAACCGGCGGCATCATGATCGCCAACACGCCCGCCTTCGACATCAAGCCGGGTTCGATGGGCCGGCCGCTGCCCGGCGTCGAGGCAGCGATCGTGAAGCGCCACGATGACGGCAGCGTGAGCGTGATCGACACGCCCGATGTCGAGGGCGAGCTGGCGCTGAAAACCGGCTGGCCGTCGATGTTCCGCGGTTATCTGAACAACGAGGAACGCTATCGCAAATGCTTCGCCGGCGAGTGGTATCTGACCGGCGATCTGGCCAAACGCGATGCCGACGGCTATTTCTGGTTCCTCGGCCGCGCCGATGACGTGATCAAGTCGGCTGGCCATCTGATCGGGCCGTTCGAGGTCGAAAGCGCGCTGATGGAGCATCCGGCGGTCGCCGAAGCCGGCGTGATCGGCAAGCCCGACCCGGTGGTCGGCGAAATGGTCAAGGCCTTCGTCTCGCTGAAGAAGGGCTGGGAAGACAGCGAAGCCTTGCGCAAGGAACTGCTCGCCCATGCGCGCAAGAGACTCGGCGCCGCCGTCGCGCCGAAGGAAATCGCCGTATTGCCGAGCCTGCCACGCACCCGCAGTGGCAAGATCATGCGCCGGCTGCTGAAGGCGCGCGAACTGGGATTGCCCGAGGGCGATACTTCGACGCTCGAAGGAGGAGTGTGAGATGGTCATCGAGCATCGCCCGCCACCGCCGCCTTCCGGTCCCGTGCCCTGGGAGAAAGACTTTGCGCTGAAGCTGCTCGCCGACATGGTGCGCATCCGGCGCATGGAAGAGAAATGCGCCGAACTCTACGGCGTCGGCAAGATCCGCGGTTTCTTGCACCTCTACATCGGCGAGGAAGCGGTCGCCGTCGGCGCACTGCACGCGCTCACGCCGCAAGACAACGTCGTCGCCACCTACCGCGAGCATGGCCATGCGCTGGTGCGGGGACTGTCGATGAATGCGATCATGGCTGAGATGTATGGCAAGCAGGAGGGCTGCGTGAAGGGCCGCGGCGGTTCGATGCACCTGTTCGACAAAGCGACGCGGCTGTATGGCGGCAATGCGATCGTCGGCGGTGGTCTGCCGCTCGCCACCGGGCTTGCGCTGGCGGCGAAGATGCTGGCTGAGGATCGCATCACCGCCTGCTTCTTCGGTGACGGCGCGGTCGCCGAAGGCGCCTTTCACGAGGCGATGAACCTCGCCGCGCTGTGGCGGCTGCCGGTGCTGTTCTGCTGCGAGAACAATCTATACGGCATGGGCACGGCGATCGAGCGCGCCGAGGCGGTGACCGATCTTTCCGCCAAGGCAGCCGCCTATGGCATGCCGGGCCTCGCCGCCGATGGCATGGACATCGTTGCGGTGCATGAGACCACGCGCGCGGCGCTGGCTCGCATCAAAAGCGACGGTGGGCCGGTGTTCGTCGAATATCGCACCTACCGCTTCCGCGCCCACTCGATGTTCGATGCCGAGCTCTACCGCGACAAGGACGAGGTCGAAGCCTGGAAGACGCGCGGACCGATCCACACCTTCACGGCTCGCCTCAAGAGCGAGGGCAAGCTCAGCGAGGCGGAATTCCTCGCCCTCGATGCCGCCGCGCAGCGCGAAGTGGATGAGGCGGTGGCCTTCGCCGAAGCCGGCAGCTGGGAACCCGTCGAGGCGATGCTCAGGGACGTGTATTCATCATGAGCCGGAAGCTCACTTACCGCGAGGCGATGCGCGAAGCGATGCGCGAAGCGCTGCAGCGCGACCCGCGCGTCATCCTGATCGGCGAGGATGTCGGCCGCTATGGCGGCACCTATGCGTTCTCGAAGGGCTTCCTCGACGAGTTCGGCCCGGAACGCATCCGCGACACGCCCCTGGCGGAGCTCGGTTTCGTCGGCACCGGCATCGGCGCGGCGCTGGGCGGGCTGCGGCCGATCGTCGAGGTGATGACGGTGAATTTCAGCCTGCTGGCGCTCGATCAGATCGTCAATACCGCAGCGCTGTTCCACCATATGTCGGGCGGACAGTTCTCGGTGCCGCTGGTGATCCGCATGGCCACCGGCGCCGGTCGCCAGCTCGCCGCGCAGCATTCGCACAGCCTCGAAGGCTGGTATGCGCACATCCCCGGCATCAAGGTGCTGGCGCCGGCGACGATCGAGGATGCCCGCCACATGCTCGCCCCCGCGCTGGCCGATCCCGATCCGGTGGTGATCTTCGAACATGCCGGCCTGTTCAACCTGGAAGGCGAGCTGCCGGACATCGATGGCGTCGACATCGCCTCTGCGAAGCTGCGCCGCACGGGCCGCGATGTGGCGCTGATCACCTATGGCGGCTGCCTGCCCAAAACCCTCGCCGCCGCGGAGATGCTCGCAGCCGAAGGCATCGAAGCCGAGGTGCTCGACCTGCGCGTGCTGCGGCCGCTCGACACGGCGGGCATCGTCGCCACGGTGGCGAAATGCCATCGCGCAGTGGTCATCGACGAGAACTGGAAGAGCGGCGGCTTCGCGGCGGAGGTGATGGCGCGCATCATGGAAAATGCCTTCTATGAGCTCGATGCGCCGGTGGCGCGCGTCTGCGCCGAGGAAGTGCCGATCCCCTATGCGAAACATCTGGAGGAGGCGGCGCTGCCACAAGCCGAGAAGATCGTCGCCGCCGTGAAGGAGATGTTCGCATGATCGAATTCAGGCTGCCATCGCTCGGTGCCGACATGGACGAGGGCACCCTGCTCGAATGGAAGGTGAAGCCGGGCGACAGGGTCGAAAAGGGCCAGGTGATCGCGATCGTCGATACCGCGAAGGCCGCGATCGACGTCGAATGCTGGCAGGAAGGCACCGTGCATCGCCTGATCGCCGAGCCGGGGCAGAAGATGCCGGTCGGCACGGTGATGGCACTGCTGCTCGAACCCGGCGAGACAGTGCCGGCCGAAGCGGCGACGGCAACCCCGCACACCGGCAGCAACGAAAGCCGAGAAGTCTCCTCGGGTAGCGGCGCACTGCGCGAAGTCGGCGCTGGTGGAACGGCACCCCCGCCCGCTCCAGAGGCGGGTGAGCGGCGCCGCATCTCGCCGGCGGCGAGGAAACGCGCCGCCGAGCTGGGCGTCGCTGTCGAAAAGCTCATCGGCAGCGGGCCGCAGGGCGCAGTGACGCTCGAAGACGTCGAGAAAGCGGCGGCCCGACCCGCGCCCGCCGCGCCGCCGGGCGATCGTTTCCTGGCGATGCGCCAGACCATCGCCGCGGCGATGAGCCGTTCCAAGCGCGAGATTCCGCATTACTACGTCAGCGAGGACATTCCGCTCGCCCGCATGCTGGCCTGGCTGCAGGAAACGAACGCGCAGCGGCCGATGACCGAGCGCCTCTTGCCGGCCGCGGTGCTGCTCAAAGCCGTGGCACGCGCCTTGGCAAACTATCCCGAGCTCAACGGCCATTACCGCGATGGCGCCTTCCAGCCGGCGCAAGCGGTGCATCTGGGCGTGGCGATCTCGTTGCGCGCGGGCGGGCTGATCGCCCCGGCGATCCTCGATGCCGGCGCGAAGCCGCTCACAAAGCTGATGCAGGAACTCGCCGATCTCGTCCGGCGCACCCGTGCCGGCTCGCTGAAAAGCGCCGAGCTTTCCGCGGCGACGATCACCGTGACCAATCTCGGCGACCAGGGCAGTCATGGCGTGTTCGGCGTCATCACCCCGCCGCAGGTGGCGCTGGTCGGATTCGGGCGCATCGCCGAACGGCCGTGGGCGGAGAATGGTGGGCTGAAAGCGCTGCCGGTGGTCACCGCCAGCCTTTCGGCCGACCACCGCGTCTCGGACGGCCATCGCGGCGCGCTGTTCCTGCGCGAACTTTCCGACCTGCTGCAACAACCGGAGGAACTCGCGCGATGAACCCCAGCGAATTGCGCCAACGGGTCATCACCACGCTGCAGGGCATCGCCCCGGAGGTGGATGCCGCGCGCCTGCGCGACGATCTGCCGCTCAGGCGCCAGGTCGATCTCGATTCGATGGACTGGCTCAACTTCCTGCTCGGCCTGAACAAAGCGCTGGGCATCGAGATTCCCGAAAAGGATTATGCCCGGCTCACCACGCTGAGCGCGCTGCTCGATTACTTGCAACACAAACTCACCGAAAGGAGTGCATCATGAAAGCCAACGTTCCAGCTGCCGGTTTCCGTCCCGTGCGGCGCGACCAGCTGCGCCCGGAACGGATCCACGACACCTACCAGCTCACCCACAAGCTCGCCGAGCCGTCGGTGTGCAAGGTCTGTGGCGCGATCTACCATGCCGGACGCTGGCAATGGGGCAGCCCACCGGGCGGCGCCCATGAAGTCACCTGCCCGGCCTGCGCGCGCATCCGCGACCATCTGCCGATGGGCTATGTGCAGCTTTCCGGCGATTACTTCGCCGCCCATCGAGACGAGCTGCTCAAGCTCGTGCGCCACCGCGAGGAAAAGGAAAAGGCCGAACACCCGCTGGCGCGCATCATGGCCATCGAGGATCAGGCCGACGGCGGCGTGCTGGTGACCACCACCGACAGCCATCTCGCACGCTCCATCGGCGAGGCGTTGGAGCACGCCCACAAAGGCGAGCTGGAATTCCATTACAACGAAGGGGACAACCTGCTGCGCGTGTTCTGGGAACGGTAGACGATTGCAGGCCGAAGCCGGATAATCGCCGTTAGCGCGGCCCGTCGCGACACCAGCGCGGCGGGCTTTCCATTTCTCAATTCGAAGACGAGACTTCTATGGCTTCAGTCATGCCCGCCCCGAGCCCGACCATTTCAGAGAACCGGCTGTTCCTCTCCGGCAACGAGGCCGTTGCCCGCGCCGTCTGGGAATCCGGCTGCAAGGTCGCCGCCGCCTATCCCGGCACGCCTTCCACCGAAATGCTGGAAGTGATTTCGACCTACCCCGAGATTTATTCCGAATGGTCGGTCAATGAAAAGGTGTCGCTCGAAGTCGCCATCGGCGCCGCGTTTGCCGGCAGCCGGGCGTTTTGCGCGATGAAACACGTCGGCATGAACGTCGCCTCGGATGCCTTGATGACATTGACGCTGACCGGCGTGATCGGCGGGCTGGTGATCGCCATCGCCGACGACGTGGGGCTCTCCTCGTCGCAGAACGAGCAGGATTCGCGCTTTTGGGGACGCTTTGCGCATGTGCCGGTGTTCGAGCCGTCCGACTCGCAGGAAGCGTATGAGATGACGAAGCTCGCCTTCGACTTTTCGGAAAAGCACCAGGTGCCGGTGATCCTGCGCATGACCACGCGCATCAATCACGTCAAGGGGCTGGTCGTGGTGGGCGAGCGTGTCGCCCACCCGAATACCGGCGGCTTCCAGAAGAATCCGGCACGCTGGGTGATGACGCCTGCCGGCGCGGGCAAGCGCATTCCGCTCATGTTCGAGCGCGACCAGGCCTTGCGCGCCGCAGCCGAGGCCAGCCCACTCAATGTCGTGGATGGCGGACGCGATCGCCGTGTCGGTTTCGTCGCCTCCGGCCCGGCCTGGATGCACGTCAAGGAAAGCTTCCCGGATGCGCCGGTGCTGAAACTCGGCTTTTCCTGCCCGGTGCCGGTCGAGAAGATTCGCGCCTTTGCAAAGACGGTCGATAATCTCGTCGTCGTCGAGGAAGTCGAACCGCTGGTCGAGACCGAACTCAAGGCCGCCGGCATTCACTGCCACGGCAAGGACATCCTGCCCAAGCAGGGCGAACTGGCGCCCAATGTGCTCAAGCCGGCGATCGCCAAGCTCCTCGGTGAGCCGGCGCCGGAAAATCTCGCCAAGCCGGCACCGGTGTTTCCGCGCCCGCCGACGATGTGCGTCGCCTGTCCGCATCTGGGCGTCTATTACACGCTCTCGCAGATCAAGAACATCACCATCTCCGGCGACATCGGCTGCTACACGCTCGGCGCGGGACATCCCTGGAACGCGCTCGACACGACGATCTCGATGGGCGCCTCGATGGGCATCGCACTCGGCCTCGACAAGGGCCGTGGCGAGGCCGACAAGGACAAGCGGATCCTGGCCGTGATCGGCGATTCGACCTTCCTGCACATGGGCATGCAGGGCCTGCTCGACATCGTCTACAACCGCGGCAACGTCACGGTGCTCTTGCTCGACAACCGCGCCGTCGGCATGACCGGTGGCCAACCCGATCCGGGCAGCGGCCGCGACATCCATGGCGAGCCCGCGCCGCGTGTCGATTTCGCCAAACTGGTCGAGGCGCTCGGCGTCAAGAAGGAACGCATCCACGTCGTCGACCCCTATCAGCTGCCGGTGCTGTTCAAGACCATCCGCGAAGAGATCAAGATCCCCGAGGTGTCGGTGATCATCACGAACCAGCCCTGCGTGCTGATCGACGACTACAAGAAGCAAAAGCCCTACGAGGTGATCGACGAGAAATGCACCGGTTGCGGCAACTGCGTCGAGGTCGGCTGCCCGGCGATCCATGTCGTGCGCCGCGAAAAGGTCGTCAAACCCTCCGGCAAGGAAGTCGAGCTGCAGTTCGTCCGCATCGAAACCTCGG includes the following:
- a CDS encoding acyl carrier protein, which translates into the protein MNPSELRQRVITTLQGIAPEVDAARLRDDLPLRRQVDLDSMDWLNFLLGLNKALGIEIPEKDYARLTTLSALLDYLQHKLTERSAS
- a CDS encoding BCAM0308 family protein, with product MKANVPAAGFRPVRRDQLRPERIHDTYQLTHKLAEPSVCKVCGAIYHAGRWQWGSPPGGAHEVTCPACARIRDHLPMGYVQLSGDYFAAHRDELLKLVRHREEKEKAEHPLARIMAIEDQADGGVLVTTTDSHLARSIGEALEHAHKGELEFHYNEGDNLLRVFWER
- a CDS encoding dihydrolipoamide acetyltransferase family protein, producing the protein MIEFRLPSLGADMDEGTLLEWKVKPGDRVEKGQVIAIVDTAKAAIDVECWQEGTVHRLIAEPGQKMPVGTVMALLLEPGETVPAEAATATPHTGSNESREVSSGSGALREVGAGGTAPPPAPEAGERRRISPAARKRAAELGVAVEKLIGSGPQGAVTLEDVEKAAARPAPAAPPGDRFLAMRQTIAAAMSRSKREIPHYYVSEDIPLARMLAWLQETNAQRPMTERLLPAAVLLKAVARALANYPELNGHYRDGAFQPAQAVHLGVAISLRAGGLIAPAILDAGAKPLTKLMQELADLVRRTRAGSLKSAELSAATITVTNLGDQGSHGVFGVITPPQVALVGFGRIAERPWAENGGLKALPVVTASLSADHRVSDGHRGALFLRELSDLLQQPEELAR
- a CDS encoding thiamine pyrophosphate-dependent enzyme, which gives rise to MPAPSPTISENRLFLSGNEAVARAVWESGCKVAAAYPGTPSTEMLEVISTYPEIYSEWSVNEKVSLEVAIGAAFAGSRAFCAMKHVGMNVASDALMTLTLTGVIGGLVIAIADDVGLSSSQNEQDSRFWGRFAHVPVFEPSDSQEAYEMTKLAFDFSEKHQVPVILRMTTRINHVKGLVVVGERVAHPNTGGFQKNPARWVMTPAGAGKRIPLMFERDQALRAAAEASPLNVVDGGRDRRVGFVASGPAWMHVKESFPDAPVLKLGFSCPVPVEKIRAFAKTVDNLVVVEEVEPLVETELKAAGIHCHGKDILPKQGELAPNVLKPAIAKLLGEPAPENLAKPAPVFPRPPTMCVACPHLGVYYTLSQIKNITISGDIGCYTLGAGHPWNALDTTISMGASMGIALGLDKGRGEADKDKRILAVIGDSTFLHMGMQGLLDIVYNRGNVTVLLLDNRAVGMTGGQPDPGSGRDIHGEPAPRVDFAKLVEALGVKKERIHVVDPYQLPVLFKTIREEIKIPEVSVIITNQPCVLIDDYKKQKPYEVIDEKCTGCGNCVEVGCPAIHVVRREKVVKPSGKEVELQFVRIETSVCTGCGLCVQPCAPDAIVPADPSKPIRLVKH